CACGGCCTGCGCGAATTCGCGGGACACGAGGCAGCGCCAGAAGCACAGCCAGGCGAGCCAGAAGCGGGCGAAGAACGACAGGGAGGCGGACGGGTCGGTCATCGGCCCCGGATAACAAAGCCGGAAGCCTTTGCAATTCGCCAATGGCCTGAAATGCAAAGGGCCTCACGGTTTCCCGTGAGGCCCTTCGGTTCTTCATGGTGGAGGTGGACGGGATCGAACCGACGACCTTCGCATTGCGAACGCGACGCTCTCCCAACTGAGCTACACCCCCACATGGGGACTGCTTGCTGCCTGCTGCGCCTCGCGGGGGTTGGGTCCCGCGAAGTGAGTGGGCTAGTACCGGAGCCTCACCTTGCTGTCAAGCAGCTCGTTTCCGGCACCAACCCTGCGATTGACGTGCCGCACTGTGGATGCCATAAAAACCGCCTTCCGGTACCGCATCCTTCCCGGCCAATCCGGGCACCTTCTGGTTCATGTCCACCTCCCCATCGAAGACGTTGAGCCCCACCGAGCTCGCGAAGCTTGAGCATTCGTTCGCTTCCGACCCCTCGTCGGATGCCTACAAGCCCCTGGCGGAGGCGTACCTCGACCTGGGTCGCTTCATGGAGGCGATGGTCGTCTGCAAGAAGGGCGTCAAGGCGCACCCGACCGCGGCCGATCCCCGCCTCCTGCTCGCGCGCGTCTACGCGGCGCAGAACAAGGACAAGAAGGCGCTCGAAGAGGTGATGGGCGCCCTCCAGGTCCAGCCGGAGGACAAGGCCGCCCTGCGCATGGCGGGCGTGCTGCAGATCAAGGGCGGCGAGCAGGACGTCGGCCGCGGCAACCTGCTCAAGGCCTACCAGGCGGACCCCGGCGATCCGGAGACCGTCACGCTCCTCCAGCAGTACAAGGTGGAGATCCCCCGCCCCGCGGCACCCACGCCGGTGCTCGCGCCCGTGGCCGCGCCGCCCCCGGCCGCCGCTGAAGCGCCCGCCGCGGCGACCGTCCCCGTGACGGCCCCGCCCGCCGCCGCTGAAGCGCCCGCCGCCACGCCCGTGGGCCGCATCAACGCGCCTTCGCAGCAGGCGGCCCGCACGGCGCGCCCTGCGTCGGACTCTGCCCCGCGCCCCACCCAGCGTCGTCCGCAGGTGGTGGTGGAAGAGGTCGAGGACGACGACGACGAGCCGGCGTCGCGCCGCAAGGGCGCGCCCAAGAGCAACGGCAGCAAGATGCTGTCGCTGGTCCTGCTCATCCTCATCCCGCTGTTCGCGGGTGGATACGGCTTCTACTCGGCGCAGGCCAAGAAGCGCGGCCGCGAGCTCAAGAAGAACCTGGACGCCGCCACCGAGCAGCTGAAGCACGACTCGTTCGACAGCTACAAGAAGGCGTGCGCGGCGGCGGACCTGGCGCTGGAGGTGGACCCGGACTCCACCGCGGCCCACGGCTACCTGGCGTACGCGTACGCCATCCGCTGGGGTGAGCACGGCGGCGGCGACGATGCGCGCCGGCAGGCCGAGGAGCACCTGGCGGCGGCCCAGAAGGGCAAGGAGCTGTCCAGCCACCTCATCGCCGCGCAGGCGCTGATCAAGACGTACAGCGGTGACGGCAAGGGCGCGCTGGCCTCCCTGGAGACGCAGGTCAAGGAGCTCAACGACCAGAACAAGGCGTCCTCGCTCCTGTACCTCACGCTGGGCCTCATCCAGATGAACGCGGGCGACCTGGAGCGCGCGCGTGACAGCCTGGAGCGCGCGCAGGCGCTGGCGCCGGATGATCCGCGCGTCTACGCGGGCCTGGGCGCGGTGTACCGCCGGCTGGGCCAGGACAACACCGCCTGGAAGAACTACGACTTCGCCCTTCGCTACGAGAAGGACCACCCGGAGTCCCTCTTGGGTCGCTCGCTCCTGATGCTGGAGCAGGACGAGCCGAACTACGCGGTGGCCAGCCGGGACATCAAGAAGCTGCTGGAGGCGGAGCCCCCGCCGAGCCCCCGTCAGCTCGCCACCGCGCAGCTCGCGCGCTCGCTGCTCATCGCCCGCGTGGCGCTGGCCATGCCTTCGCTCAAGCCGGACATGCAGCAGAAGATGACCGAGGCCACGGGCGTGCCGGCGGATCCCGCCAAGGCGAAGCAGGAGGTCACGAAGGCGGAGGAGACCGGCTTCGCGCTCGACAAGCAGAACCCGGAGCTCAACCTCATCAAGGGCCGCCGCCTGCTGGCGGAGGGCAACTTCGACGCGGCCGCGGAAGAGATCCGCAAGGCCATCCGCGCGGACGGCAGCCGCGCGCAGTTCCACGTCGAGCTGGCCAAGGCCCTCATGGGCAAGCCGGGCGGTGAGAAGGAGGCCTCCGAGGCGCTCGTCACCGCGCTCAAGACGATGGGCGACAGCCCCAAGCTGGTGGTGATGCTGGGCAACGCCTACCGCCGCCAGAACAAGCTGGATGACGCGCTCGCGCAGTACCAGCGCGCGGTGAAGGACCCCAAGGCGAAGAACCCGGAGGCCCGGCTCGCCATGGGCGCCATCTACCGGGAGCGCTCGGACTGGGACAAGGCGAAGGACCAGCTGGAGAAGGCCAGCCAGGAGTTCTTCGGCCAGCCGGACCGCGTCGCCAACGCGCTCACGGAGCTGGGCCGCGTCTACCAGGGCAAGGGCGACGCCGCGAAGGCGGACGAGACCTACCAGCGCGCGCTGCAGGCCGACGAGAACTACTCGCCGGTGTACTACTTCTACGCGCAGCTGCTCTCCAAGGACGCCAAGCAGTCGGGCAAGGTCAAGACGCTGGCCGCCGAGTACGTGCGGCGCGAGCCCAAGGGCGAGTTCCTCGCCGACGCGCAGCGGCTCGCGGGGAACTGAACCCCCGCCCTTCGCTGTCCCCACGCGCCGCGATGCCCCCTTGCAGGGCATCGCGGCGTTTCGTTTTTGACGGGGGGCGACAAGGCAGGCTGATGTGGCGGGGAGCCCCAGCCTTGCCACCCCTCCCAGGTGACGGTATGGGAGGGTCCACCCCACACCCCCTTGACCGGTAGCCGGGAGCGACCGCGGTCCAGGGACTACCTGCTGGAGTCCGCTTGAGCGCGCGTGCCCTGTCCCAGTCGTCCACCGCGTCCGACCTGATCTCCCTCACCAAGCCGAGGCTGTCGTCGCTGGTGCTCATCACCGCGGCGGGCGGCATGTTCATGGCCCCGGGGCACTTCACGCCGGTGCGGACGCTGGTGACGCTGCTGGCGACGGCGGGCACGGTGGGCG
This DNA window, taken from Corallococcus coralloides DSM 2259, encodes the following:
- a CDS encoding tetratricopeptide repeat protein, with translation MSTSPSKTLSPTELAKLEHSFASDPSSDAYKPLAEAYLDLGRFMEAMVVCKKGVKAHPTAADPRLLLARVYAAQNKDKKALEEVMGALQVQPEDKAALRMAGVLQIKGGEQDVGRGNLLKAYQADPGDPETVTLLQQYKVEIPRPAAPTPVLAPVAAPPPAAAEAPAAATVPVTAPPAAAEAPAATPVGRINAPSQQAARTARPASDSAPRPTQRRPQVVVEEVEDDDDEPASRRKGAPKSNGSKMLSLVLLILIPLFAGGYGFYSAQAKKRGRELKKNLDAATEQLKHDSFDSYKKACAAADLALEVDPDSTAAHGYLAYAYAIRWGEHGGGDDARRQAEEHLAAAQKGKELSSHLIAAQALIKTYSGDGKGALASLETQVKELNDQNKASSLLYLTLGLIQMNAGDLERARDSLERAQALAPDDPRVYAGLGAVYRRLGQDNTAWKNYDFALRYEKDHPESLLGRSLLMLEQDEPNYAVASRDIKKLLEAEPPPSPRQLATAQLARSLLIARVALAMPSLKPDMQQKMTEATGVPADPAKAKQEVTKAEETGFALDKQNPELNLIKGRRLLAEGNFDAAAEEIRKAIRADGSRAQFHVELAKALMGKPGGEKEASEALVTALKTMGDSPKLVVMLGNAYRRQNKLDDALAQYQRAVKDPKAKNPEARLAMGAIYRERSDWDKAKDQLEKASQEFFGQPDRVANALTELGRVYQGKGDAAKADETYQRALQADENYSPVYYFYAQLLSKDAKQSGKVKTLAAEYVRREPKGEFLADAQRLAGN